Genomic window (Marinifilum sp. JC120):
CAGCAATACAGGGAAAATCTTGCTAAAGCAGGAGTTTTCCGATGGGTTACAAATATCCATGAACATAAAAGATATTACTATACCTTTGATAATTCATTACTATTTACTGAGAGCATTCAGAACACTACACAAATCTTTCCACGCTAAATCATAACGTCCGGTTTCTTCCGTGTCAGCACCGGGGCGTTGGCATAATGCAATACGTGTACGCGCTAAACCCTGTGTGCATCGTTTTAA
Coding sequences:
- a CDS encoding DUF1398 domain-containing protein, producing QQYRENLAKAGVFRWVTNIHEHKRYYYTFDNSLLFTESIQNTTQIFPR